The Henckelia pumila isolate YLH828 chromosome 2, ASM3356847v2, whole genome shotgun sequence genome includes a window with the following:
- the LOC140882278 gene encoding UDP-sugar pyrophosphorylase-like, translating to MANSAVGSTADRLSELRIHGDDDWTTAAPSGLRENLSLLSPQQVELAKILLENGQSHLFEHWSNPGVDDDQKRAFFDQVTRLNSSYLGGLTSYIKTARELLADSKAGKNPYDGFTPSVPSGEVLTFGDDTFVQYEEAGVREARKAAFVLVAGGLGERLGYNGIKVALPSESTTGTCFLQHYIEYILALQDASCRLTRGEGPTEIPLAIMTSDDTHLRTVKLLESNSYFGMKPAQIKLLKQEKVACLDDNDARLAVDPQNKYKIQTKPHGHGDVHSLLYSSGVLKEWHDSGRKWVLFFQDTNGLLFKAIPAALGVSGTNEYHVNSLAVPRKAKEAIGGITRLTHQDGRTMVINVEYNQLDPLLRGSGHPEGDANSETGYSPFPGNINQLILEIGPYMEELSKTGGAIKEFVNPKYKDSTKTAFKSSTRLECMMQDYPKTLPPSARVGFTVMESWFAYAPVKNNPGDAAKVPKGNPYHSATSGEMAIYRANSLILRKAGVKVDDPIRHVFNGQEVEVWPRIVWKPKWGLTFSSIRSKISRNCSVSQKSTMVINGQNIYLEDLCLDGALVILASDDAEVKVGGSVSNSGWILEDVDYKDTSLPEEVRIRGFKVNRAEQLENTYNEAGKFVLKP from the exons ATGGCGAATTCCGCCGTTGGATCAACCGCCGATCGTCTCTCCGAGCTCCGGATCCACGGCGACGATGATTGGACAACCGCAGCACCATCCGGTCTCCGAGAAAATCTTTCGCTCCTCTCGCCTCAACAG GTTGAACTGGCCAAAATTTTACTGGAAAATGGTCAGAGTCATTTGTTCGAGCATTGGTCCAACCCTGGGGTCGATGATGACCAGAAGCGTGCATTTTTTGATCAA GTAACTCGACTTAATTCTAGTTATCTCGGGGGCTTgacatcatatattaaaactgcTAGGGAACTTTTGGCAGATTCAAAAGCTGGGAAGAACCCATATGATGGGTTTACACCTTCT GTGCCATCTGGAGAAGTTTTGACTTTTGGTGATGATACTTTTGTTCAATATGAAGAGGCTGGCGTGCGGGAAGCTAGGAAGGCTGCATTTGTCCTTGTTGCTGGAGGTCTTGGAGAACGTCTTGGATACAACGGCATAAAG GTGGCGTTGCCTTCTGAATCTACAACAGGAACATGTTTCTTACAGCATTACATTGAGTATATACTGGCCTTACAAGATGCTAGCTGCAGGCTGACCCGAG GTGAAGGACCGACAGAGATTCCTCTGGCCATTATGACATCAGATGATACTCATTTACGCACCGTAAAGCTCTTAGAGTCAAATTCTTATTTTGGGATGAAACCGGcacaaataaaattactcaagcag GAAAAGGTTGCCTGCTTAGATGATAATGATGCCAGGCTTGCTGTGGATCctcaaaataaatacaaaatccAG ACAAAACCCCATGGTCATGGTGATGTTCATTCACTTCTTTACTCAAGTGGAGTCCTTAAAGAATG GCATGATTCTGGTCGCAAATGGGTTTTGTTTTTCCAAGATACTAATGGTCTTCTATTCAAG GCAATTCCAGCTGCACTGGGTGTTAGTGGCACCAATGAGTACCATGTTAATTCTCTTGCAGTTCCTCGAAAAGCTAAAGAAGCGATTGGAGGAATTACAAGACTCACTCATCAAGATG GGAGGACGATGGTTATCAACGTGGAATACAATCAACTTGATCCATTGCTGCGAGGTAGTGGGCATCCTGAGGGAGATGCCAACTCTGAAACAGGCTATTCCCCCTTCCCAGGAAACATAAACCAA CTGATTTTAGAAATTGGCCCTTACATGGAGGAGCTTTCAAAAACAGGGGGTGCCATAAAGGAGTTTGTTAACCCCAA ATACAAAGATTCTACCAAAACTGCATTCAAATCCTCTACTCGACTTGAATGCATGATGCAAGATTATCCCAAAACTCTTCCACCTTCAGCTAGAGTTGGATTTACT GTGATGGAGAGTTGGTTTGCTTATGCACCTGTGAAGAACAATCCTGGAGATGCTGCTAAG GTACCTAAAGGCAACCCGTACCATAGTGCTACTTCTGGAGAGATGGCCATATATAGGGCAAACAGCCTTATTTTGAGAAAG GCTGGTGTTAAGGTTGATGATCCCATTCGCCATGTATTCAACGGACAGGAGGTGGAAGTATGGCCTCGTATTGTGTGGAAGCCAAAATGGGGGCTCACATTTTCAAGTATTAGAAGCAAAATCAGTAGGAATTGCTCTGTCTCACAAAAATCCACTATGGTCATAAATGGCCAAAATATTTACCTCGAAGATCTCTGCTTAGATGGCGCTCTTGTTATACTTGCCTCAGATGACGCAGAG GTTAAAGTTGGGGGATCCGTCAGCAATTCAGGGTGGATCCTGGAAGATGTTGATTACAAAGATACTTCATTACCCGAAGAAGTGAGGATCAGAGGTTTCAAGGTAAACAGAGCTGAGCAGTTGGAAAATACATACAATGAAGCAGGAAAGTTCGTGTTGAAACCATGA